The following are encoded together in the Coffea arabica cultivar ET-39 chromosome 1c, Coffea Arabica ET-39 HiFi, whole genome shotgun sequence genome:
- the LOC113704725 gene encoding receptor-like protein 6, whose translation MRNLIVYTLVLLSLQSREITSLSSLSPHLCHHDEGLALLQLKQMFQTSTDASAYCEYAYPKMISWNKTSDCCTWDGVTCHRVTGHVIGIDLSCSQLQGSIHANSSLFNLSRLQKLNLAYNDFKNSPISHGIGGLTSLTNLNLSNSNFYGQIPSQISLLSNLVSLDLSQNPIEFEHQDFQLLLQNITQVRILSLSNVSIFSEFPKNFSSSLTIVDLGQTQVYGKLPDHIFSLAKLQQLILDGTQVTGSLPNFNCTASYMLSYLDLADTNFSGELPNTFGCLKFLNSMLLDGCQFTGRLPESIGNLSQLTTMSLTHNSFSGPLPSVISNLVQLEVLDLTGNQVQGQIPDCFTNLQKLTQLSLPDNRLVGPFPFTIANLTNLQTLDLRSNSITGPLPSNVSGLQGLSFLYLSNNSLHGTAPTWLFSLQLLTTLLLKNNLLTGQIEELNGMSLMKIDLSNNQLYGQIPKSISTLPFLGFLDLSSNNLSGVLELSSDSLEYLVLSNNRISWSTSGNVSNSLPNLHRLELSSCEMKAFPEFLRSSKKLEVLQLAGNKIQGQIPSWVTSMPWDSLLYLNLSYNHLSGMDALPWKNLRVLDVRFNQIQGQLPLFICNLKALAILDLSRNKFTGAIPRCFGNFSSQLVVLNLEGNRLQRTINSMVFAKDSRLRYLGLNTNFLEGPLPETLANCKYLEVLDVGNNRLKDIFPAWLQNLTELQVLVLSYNRFFGPISIFKAKSPFQKLQIFALSCNEFSGVLSTELLESFRAMMSLQSNKSESKYLHATGNTTNYPYSVNMTSKGYEIEFTKIIRTLTTIDLSSNMFHGRIPDVIGNLYSLKLLNLSSNNFSGHIPPAIGNLKFLETLDLSRNQIGGEIPMQLTNLTSLEVLNLSCNHLIGRIPQGNQLRTLGEDSYSGNSGLCGFPLTKSCEEMHVPQAPPDEALEQGKDSSFMGGFTWKSVFIGYGCGLVLGIAPGLLMFVTGKPRRLVRFIEEEAYSNSVLLFGKRKTV comes from the coding sequence ATGAGGAATCTAATAGTTTATACACTAGTGCTCCTTTCATTGCAATCTCGAGAAATTACCAGTTTGTCCTCCCTTTCACCTCATTTGTGTCACCATGATGAGGGTCTTGCTCTACTTCAGCTTAAGCAAATGTTTCAAACATCAACAGATGCTTCTGCCTACTGCGAATATGCATATCCAAAGATGATATCATGGAACAAAACTTCTGATTGCTGCACCTGGGATGGGGTAACATGCCATAGAGTGACAGGCCATGTAATTGGCATAGACCTTAGTTGCAGCCAACTTCAAGGATCCATCCATGCTAATAGTAGCCTGTTCAATCTTTCTCGCCTCCAAAAGCTTAATCTAGCTTACAACGACTTCAAGAATTCACCAATTTCTCATGGCATTGGTGGCTTGACTAGTTTAACAAACCTCAATCTCTCCAATTCCAATTTCTACGGTCAAATTccatcccaaatatctttactGTCAAATTTAGTTTCACTCGATCTCTCCCAAAATCCTATTGAGTTTGAACATCAGGATTTCCAACTGCTTCTTCAAAACATAACTCAGGTTAGAATACTTTCTCTTTCTAACGTTAGTATCTTCTCCGAGTTCCCCAAGAACTTTTCTTCATCTTTAACAATTGTGGATCTGGGTCAAACTCAAGTTTATGGTAAGCTACCAGACCATATTTTCTCTCTAGCAAAATTGCAACAACTCATACTAGATGGAACTCAAGTCACTGGAAGTTTACCGAACTTTAACTGCACTGCTTCATATATGTTGTCATACTTAGATCTTGCTGACACAAATTTTTCTGGGGAACTTCCCAACACATTTGGCtgcttgaagttcttgaacagCATGTTGCTCGATGGATGTCAGTTCACTGGTCGCCTTCCTGAGTCAATTGGAAACCTTTCTCAGCTCACTACAATGTCTCTGACTCATAACAGTTTCAGTGGGCCTCTTCCATCGGTGATCTCAAATCTTGTCCAACTGGAAGTTTTAGACCTTACAGGCAACCAAGTGCAAGGCCAAATACCAGATTGTTTCACAAATCTCCAAAAACTAACTCAATTGTCATTGCCAGACAACCGTTTGGTTGGCCCTTTCCCATTCACCATTGCGAACCTTACCAATCTCCAGACACTGGATCTACGATCCAATTCGATAACTGGTCCTCTTCCATCAAACGTGAGTGGCCTTCAGGGATTGTCTTTTCTATATCTTTCAAACAACTCGCTCCATGGCACAGCACCGACATGGTTATTTAGCCTGCAGTTACTCACAACTTTGCTTCTCAAAAACAATCTCCTAACAGGACAAATCGAAGAGCTCAATGGAATGTCACTGATGAAAATTGATTTGAGTAATAACCAATTATATGGTCAAATTCCTAAATCAATTTCAACACTCCCATTTTTAGGTTTCCTTGACCTCTCATCAAATAATTTGAGTGGCGTGCTTGAACTATCCAGTGATAGTCTTGAGTACCTTGTTCTCTCTAATAATCGAATATCATGGAGCACCAGCGGGAATGTCAGCAACTCTTTACCAAACCTTCATCGTTTGGAGCTATCTTCTTGCGAGATGAAGGCTTTTCCAGAATTTCTCAGAAGCTCAAAGAAGTTAGAAGTTCTACAGCTCGCTGGCAATAAGATTCAAGGTCAGATTCCCAGCTGGGTGACATCCATGCCTTGGGATTCACTTCTGTATCTAAATCTATCTTACAACCACCTTTCTGGGATGGATGCATTACCTTGGAAGAATCTAAGGGTTCTAGATGTTCGATTCAACCAAATCCAAGGACAATTGCCTCTTTTCATTTGCAATTTGAAAGCTCTAGCAATTCTTGATTTGTCAAGGAACAAATTTACTGGTGCAATTCCTCGGTGTTTTGGGAACTTTTCTAGTCAACTTGTGGTCTTGAATTTGGAAGGAAATCGCCTGCAAAGGACCATTAATTCAATGGTATTTGCAAAAGATAGCAGATTGAGGTATCTTGGTCTGAATACAAATTTCTTGGAAGGGCCGCTGCCAGAAACTTTGGCCAACTGCAAGTACTTAGAAGTCCTTGATGTGGGGAACAACCGTCTGAAAGATATATTTCCAGCATGGTTACAAAATCTTACGGAGCTCCAAGTTCTTGTGTTGAGTTATAACAGATTCTTTGGACCCATTAGCATTTTCAAGGCTAAGAGCCCATTCCAAAAGTTGCAAATCTTCGCCCTCTCTTGCAATGAGTTCAGCGGTGTTCTATCTACAGAACTTTTGGAAAGCTTCAGGGCCATGATGAGCTTACAAAGCAACAAATCAGAATCTAAATACTTGCATGCAACCGGCAATACGACAAATTATCCATACTCTGTCAACATGACATCCAAAGGCTATGAGATTGAGTTCACCAAAATCATTAGAACTCTCACAACCATTGATCTGTCGAGCAACATGTTTCATGGGAGGATCCCAGATGTCATTGGAAATCTCTACTCCCTCAAGTTGTTGAACTTATCCAGCAATAACTTTTCTGGCCACATTCCACCAGCTATTGGGAACCTGAAATTTCTTGAAACATTAGACCTTTCAAGAAACCAAATTGGAGGAGAGATTCCAATGCAGCTAACGAATCTCACTTCTCTTGAAGTCCTAAACTTATCATGCAATCATCTTATTGGGCGCATTCCTCAAGGCAATCAATTGCGCACACTTGGTGAAGATTCATACAGCGGAAACTCAGGATTATGTGGATTCCCACTAACAAAAAGCTGTGAAGAAATGCATGTGCCACAAGCGCCCCCAGATGAGGCATTGGAACAAGGCAAGGATTCAAGTTTCATGGGTGGATTTACCTGGAAATCAGTGTTCATAGGATATGGTTGTGGACTTGTTCTTGGCATAGCTCCTGGTCTTCTAATGTTTGTTACTGGAAAACCAAGAAGATTGGTAAGATTCATTGAAGAAGAAGCATATAGTAATAGTGTACTCTTgtttggaaagagaaaaactGTATAA
- the LOC140005884 gene encoding uncharacterized protein: MYETETSEINSNTKSEETSNIPQTGDLQNIQAAYRLNGKNYLKWSQFVQTFFKGKGKISHLLGTGPKKGDPKFAAWDEEDSMVMSWLWNSILPEISDTCMFLPTAKNIWTTSRQTYSKAGDAALIYEIKTKISATKQGNLSVTQYAYLLQNLWQELDQYRQKLNSLLPEIRDAALIYEIKTKISATKQGNLSVTQYANLLQNLWQELDQYQCVQILYSEDAATLKNFIEKDRVYDFLAGLNVEFDQVRVLILGKERLSSLNETISLIRVEENRREVMLEPKTLEGSAMISTKSNNKETKIGSGRTESNKDTIWCTYCKKSCHTRDDCFKLHGKKQVFSRKGGSKEEKPT, encoded by the exons ATGTATGAAACTGAAACATCAGAAATCAACTCCAATACCAAATCAGAAGAGACCTCAAATATTCCACAAACAGGGGATTTGCAGAATATCCAGGCAGCCTACAGGCTCAACGGAAAAAACTATTTGAAGTGGTCACAATTTGTTCAAACATTTTTCAAAGGAAAGGGCAAAATCAGCCACTTGCTTGGAACTGGACCGAAAAAGGGAGATCCTAAATTCGCTGCTTGGGATGAAGAGGATTCTATGGTCATGTCATGGCTGTGGAACTCCATATTACCTGAAATAAGCGATACTTGCATGTTCCTACCAACAGCTAAAAATATATGGACTACTAGTCGACAGACCTATTCAAAGGCAGGAGATGCTGCCTTAATCTATGAGATCAAAACAAAGATCTCAGCCACTAAACAAGGCAACCTTTCTGTTACTCAATATGCCTATCTTCTGCAAAATTTATGGCAAGAATTGGACCAATATCGGCAGAAACTGAACTCCTTGTTACCTGAAATAA GAGATGCTGCCCTAATCTATGAGATCAAAACAAAGATCTCAGCCACTAAACAAGGCAACCTTTCTGTTACTCAATATGCCAATCTTCTGCAAAATCTATGGCAGGAACTGGACCAATATCAATGTGTTCAGATCTTGTATAGTGAAGACGCAGCCACCTTGAAAAACTTTATCGAAAAGGATAGAGTTTATGACTTCCTTGCAGGTCTGAATGTGGAATTTGATCAAGTCAGAGTCCTGATATTGGGGAAGGAAAGATTATCATCTCTGAATGAGACAATATCATTGATTCGAGTTGAAGAGAATAGGCGAGAAGTAATGTTGGAGCCTAAAACATTAGAAGGCTCGGCAATGATTTCTACAAAGTCAAACAATAAGGAAACAAAGATAGGTAGTGGACGTACAGAGTCAAATAAAGACACAATTTGGTGCACATACTGCAAAAAATCATGCCATACGCGAGATGATTGCTTCAAACTCCATGGGAAGAAACAAGTCTTTAGTCGTAAAGGAGGTTCAAAGGAGGAAAAGCCCACTTAA